A part of Myxococcales bacterium genomic DNA contains:
- a CDS encoding inorganic pyrophosphatase codes for MNSKKSSFAHWRPHPWHGLLPGKNPPQDVNVYVEITPFDLIKYEIDKETGYLRVDRPQRTSSHPPSLYGFVPRTYCGTRVQKLSPRSLRGDGDPLDICVISERMIARNEVLLNARVVGGIQMIDDQEADDKIIAVLANDNVWGEASSINDLPKVLIERLCHYFSTYKLIPGRPNTISIEKVYDADHAFKVIEAAMEDYEDTFEK; via the coding sequence ATGAATTCAAAAAAATCATCCTTTGCCCATTGGCGTCCACATCCTTGGCATGGATTACTGCCAGGGAAGAATCCACCACAAGATGTCAATGTTTACGTAGAGATAACGCCCTTTGATCTAATCAAATATGAAATTGACAAAGAAACAGGATATTTACGTGTAGATCGTCCTCAACGTACAAGCTCTCACCCTCCATCACTCTACGGTTTTGTGCCGCGTACCTATTGTGGAACAAGGGTGCAAAAGTTGTCTCCTCGATCTTTACGTGGCGATGGGGATCCTTTAGATATCTGTGTTATCAGCGAGCGTATGATTGCTCGTAATGAAGTACTATTAAATGCGCGTGTGGTGGGCGGCATTCAGATGATCGATGATCAAGAAGCGGACGATAAAATTATTGCCGTGCTTGCTAATGATAATGTATGGGGAGAGGCAAGCTCTATTAATGATCTGCCCAAAGTTTTGATTGAGCGTCTGTGTCATTATTTCAGTACTTATAAATTAATTCCAGGACGTCCCAACACCATTTCAATTGAGAAAGTATATGACGCGGATCATGCTTTTAAAGTAATTGAAGCGGCTATGGAAGATTACGAAGATACTTTTGAAAAATAG
- a CDS encoding C40 family peptidase, whose product MKNVEIIYCFICLISSFSLLAGKEKKIVNKGVACCYLGPINGNNYPHYKQSALKKIPSPGFLDRDFCLCEEYLFNESVCYEPSLKSKNWGFCSQKIKGEYSFGGLMEQSSLSEHLDSAFTHIVIDPVLKVDLSEQKDMQLSMGTHVKILGELGEKYFVQIHGDNGNWVSKESLSKIDELKNMDEVRLRAQIVAQARKLIGQPYKWGGRCAFEGHGYDCAGLVKTAYMSCAKELARPVGYQRQMSTKISFDDLLPGDVLFSVNKHEKAVHVAMWTGENTVIEASPISMDVREVSLEEAFACDREIIRKGRVFYSDKTGDYSVSCAKFF is encoded by the coding sequence ATGAAAAATGTAGAAATAATTTATTGTTTTATTTGTTTAATAAGTTCTTTTTCCTTGCTTGCAGGCAAAGAAAAAAAGATCGTAAACAAAGGGGTCGCTTGTTGCTATTTGGGACCTATTAATGGAAATAATTACCCTCATTATAAGCAGTCAGCCCTCAAGAAAATTCCTTCCCCGGGTTTTTTGGATCGTGATTTCTGTCTTTGTGAAGAGTACCTATTTAATGAGTCAGTTTGTTATGAACCGAGTCTCAAGAGCAAAAATTGGGGATTTTGCTCTCAAAAAATTAAGGGTGAGTACAGCTTTGGTGGCCTTATGGAGCAAAGCTCACTCTCAGAACATCTAGACTCTGCTTTTACTCATATAGTGATTGATCCTGTGCTCAAAGTTGACCTCTCTGAGCAAAAAGATATGCAGCTCTCCATGGGGACTCATGTGAAGATTTTGGGAGAGCTTGGAGAAAAATATTTTGTACAGATCCATGGTGATAATGGTAATTGGGTCAGTAAAGAGAGTTTGAGCAAGATAGATGAACTTAAAAATATGGATGAGGTGCGGCTGCGAGCCCAAATAGTCGCCCAAGCGCGAAAATTGATTGGACAGCCCTACAAATGGGGAGGTCGCTGTGCTTTTGAAGGGCATGGCTATGATTGTGCAGGATTGGTTAAAACCGCTTATATGAGCTGTGCCAAAGAATTAGCTCGCCCGGTTGGATACCAGCGACAAATGAGCACAAAAATTTCATTCGATGATCTTTTGCCTGGAGATGTTCTCTTTAGTGTGAACAAGCACGAAAAAGCGGTGCACGTTGCAATGTGGACCGGTGAAAATACTGTGATTGAGGCATCGCCCATCTCAATGGATGTGAGGGAAGTTTCACTTGAAGAGGCCTTTGCTTGTGATAGGGAAATTATCAGGAAGGGGAGAGTGTTTTACAGTGATAAAACGGGTGATTACTCTGTTTCATGTGCTAAATTTTTTTAA